The following are from one region of the Magallana gigas chromosome 6, xbMagGiga1.1, whole genome shotgun sequence genome:
- the LOC136276295 gene encoding uncharacterized protein isoform X1 — protein MLQYAVKGEYTNFRGAWLNDTHFLVAKRFFTDRTHFKLEAHEVKLTSKNKKINLKKLFKKCKIKGKGVLVTHSFPSRNDFIRVIDPRKWGDLRQYHPNLDQVEMEPLGNDNSQPGGGQRKQQQVKPDTDSSERQTKQQQGKPDTDSSERQTKQQQGKPDTDSSERQTKQQQGKPDTDSSDRESEDEQLDGENSKRDDHQVDEDSSDEDDLSDEDELNESDIESAMREPMLYYKMVRSTWFKKNRWQQTRKHVPPMKDESSRPYPQVLMQIQSQGGKIVTMVRDSDCGEKFEIVFFSIKDDEEVCAAPFKVLKMDAKIIGLRVSHDQRYLVYSCRNQIEDDEDDSGDDSDDVDGSDDDSDDDDDWTFQSDILTVVYDLILDQCLENVYLRCNARFTNHLGVFFPDLSQDFVATGDEFIEGHLWDRHYGVKLETSILHRNCGQQSSGLNAVAFHPYDQETLVTAGDDRLLKVWRSKNRQAQIARGEYLGETLGLGLMDDFGRDLAEGDERTCGRISPTFNLLFDVKKKSTKK, from the exons ATGTTACAATACGCTGTCAAAGGAGAGTACACAAACTTCAGAGGAGCCTGGCTGAATGACACGCATTTCCTTGTTGCAAAACGATTCTTTACGGATAGAACACACTTTAAGCTGGAGGCACATGAG GTTAAAttgacatccaaaaataaaaaaataaatttaaaaaagctcTTCAAGAAGTGCAAAATTAAAGGGAAGGGTGTTCTTGTTACTCATTCCTTTCCTTCTAGAAATGACTTTATTCGAGTGATCGACCCCAGGAAGTGGGGGGATCTAAGGCAGTATCACCCTAACCTAGATCAGGTTGAAATGGAACCTTTAGGTAATGACAACAGTCAGCCAGGGGGAGGACAAAGAAAGCAACAGCAGGTGAAGCCTGACACAGACTCCTCAGAGAGACAAACAAAGCAACAGCAGGGGAAGCCTGACACAGACTCCTCAGAGAGACAAACAAAGCAACAGCAGGGGAAGCCTGACACAGACTCCTCAGAGAGACAAACAAAGCAACAGCAGGGGAAGCCTGACACAGACTCCTCAGACAGAGAGTCAGAGGATGAGCAACTTGACGGAGAGAATTCCAAAAGGGATGATCATCAAGTGGATGAAGACTCAAGTGACGAAGACGATTTAAGTGATGAGGATGAGCTTAATGAATCTGATATTGAGAGTGCCATGAGAGAACCAATGTTGTATTATAAAATGGTCCGTAGCACGTGGTTTAAGAAAAACCGGTGGCAGCAGACGAGGAAACATGTTCCACCAATGAAGGACGAGAGCTCCCGGCCCTACCCTCAGGTTCTGATGCAGATTCAGTCACAGGGAGGGAAGATAGTCACAATGGTCCGTGACTCAGACTGCGGAGAGAAGTTTGAAATTGTATTCTTTTCTATAAAAGACGACGAAGAAGTGTGTGCAGCACCGTTCAAAGTTCTCAAAATGGATGCTAAGATCATTGGTCTGAGAGTGAGCCACGATCAGAG GTACCTGGTTTACTCCTGTCGTAACCAAATAGAGGACGATGAAGATGATAGTGGCGATGATAGTGACGATGTCGATGGTAGTGACGATGATAGCGACGATGACGATGACTGGACCTTTCAGAGTGACATTCTCACCGTCGTGTATGACCTGATTCTAGATCAATGTTTAGAGAATGTTTACCTGAGATGTAACGCCCGCTTCACGAACCATCTTGGCGTTTTCTTTCCCGACCTCAGCCAAGATTTCGTGGCCAC GGGTGACGAGTTCATAGAGGGTCACCTGTGGGACAGACATTATGGAGTAAAGCTGGAGACCAGCATCCTACACAGAAACTGTGGACAGCAGAGTAGCGGACTCAACGCGGTGGCCTTCCACCCCTACGACCAGGAAACCCTCGTCACTGCTGGGGACGATAGACTACTGAAAGTGTGGAGATCCAAAAACAGACAGGCTCAGATAGCGAGGGGGGAATACCTCGGTGAAACCTTGGGCTTGGGATTGATGGATGACTTTGGTCGCGATTTGGCTGAGGGAGATGAGAGGACGTGTGGTAGGATTAGTCCTACTTTTAATCTACTCtttgatgtgaagaaaaaatcaacaaaaaagtgA
- the LOC136276295 gene encoding uncharacterized protein isoform X2, with amino-acid sequence MLQYAVKGEYTNFRGAWLNDTHFLVAKRFFTDRTHFKLEAHEVKLTSKNKKINLKKLFKKCKIKGKGVLVTHSFPSRNDFIRVIDPRKWGDLRQYHPNLDQVEMEPLGNDNSQPGGGQRKQQQGKPDTDSSDRESEDEQLDGENSKRDDHQVDEDSSDEDDLSDEDELNESDIESAMREPMLYYKMVRSTWFKKNRWQQTRKHVPPMKDESSRPYPQVLMQIQSQGGKIVTMVRDSDCGEKFEIVFFSIKDDEEVCAAPFKVLKMDAKIIGLRVSHDQRYLVYSCRNQIEDDEDDSGDDSDDVDGSDDDSDDDDDWTFQSDILTVVYDLILDQCLENVYLRCNARFTNHLGVFFPDLSQDFVATGDEFIEGHLWDRHYGVKLETSILHRNCGQQSSGLNAVAFHPYDQETLVTAGDDRLLKVWRSKNRQAQIARGEYLGETLGLGLMDDFGRDLAEGDERTCGRISPTFNLLFDVKKKSTKK; translated from the exons ATGTTACAATACGCTGTCAAAGGAGAGTACACAAACTTCAGAGGAGCCTGGCTGAATGACACGCATTTCCTTGTTGCAAAACGATTCTTTACGGATAGAACACACTTTAAGCTGGAGGCACATGAG GTTAAAttgacatccaaaaataaaaaaataaatttaaaaaagctcTTCAAGAAGTGCAAAATTAAAGGGAAGGGTGTTCTTGTTACTCATTCCTTTCCTTCTAGAAATGACTTTATTCGAGTGATCGACCCCAGGAAGTGGGGGGATCTAAGGCAGTATCACCCTAACCTAGATCAGGTTGAAATGGAACCTTTAGGTAATGACAACAGTCAGCCAGGGGGAGGACAAAGAAAGCAACAGCAG GGGAAGCCTGACACAGACTCCTCAGACAGAGAGTCAGAGGATGAGCAACTTGACGGAGAGAATTCCAAAAGGGATGATCATCAAGTGGATGAAGACTCAAGTGACGAAGACGATTTAAGTGATGAGGATGAGCTTAATGAATCTGATATTGAGAGTGCCATGAGAGAACCAATGTTGTATTATAAAATGGTCCGTAGCACGTGGTTTAAGAAAAACCGGTGGCAGCAGACGAGGAAACATGTTCCACCAATGAAGGACGAGAGCTCCCGGCCCTACCCTCAGGTTCTGATGCAGATTCAGTCACAGGGAGGGAAGATAGTCACAATGGTCCGTGACTCAGACTGCGGAGAGAAGTTTGAAATTGTATTCTTTTCTATAAAAGACGACGAAGAAGTGTGTGCAGCACCGTTCAAAGTTCTCAAAATGGATGCTAAGATCATTGGTCTGAGAGTGAGCCACGATCAGAG GTACCTGGTTTACTCCTGTCGTAACCAAATAGAGGACGATGAAGATGATAGTGGCGATGATAGTGACGATGTCGATGGTAGTGACGATGATAGCGACGATGACGATGACTGGACCTTTCAGAGTGACATTCTCACCGTCGTGTATGACCTGATTCTAGATCAATGTTTAGAGAATGTTTACCTGAGATGTAACGCCCGCTTCACGAACCATCTTGGCGTTTTCTTTCCCGACCTCAGCCAAGATTTCGTGGCCAC GGGTGACGAGTTCATAGAGGGTCACCTGTGGGACAGACATTATGGAGTAAAGCTGGAGACCAGCATCCTACACAGAAACTGTGGACAGCAGAGTAGCGGACTCAACGCGGTGGCCTTCCACCCCTACGACCAGGAAACCCTCGTCACTGCTGGGGACGATAGACTACTGAAAGTGTGGAGATCCAAAAACAGACAGGCTCAGATAGCGAGGGGGGAATACCTCGGTGAAACCTTGGGCTTGGGATTGATGGATGACTTTGGTCGCGATTTGGCTGAGGGAGATGAGAGGACGTGTGGTAGGATTAGTCCTACTTTTAATCTACTCtttgatgtgaagaaaaaatcaacaaaaaagtgA
- the LOC136276412 gene encoding uncharacterized protein: MTLQKMVQIVYGALCHLIGTPEQVASRREIVDMMELFVNLRKYCKHKTMVSGSIKEGFRLKDSDADFMFWLDDHRVIWDFSQSEFYNIHRQALILCDSSESPSGFTLLWLPLDRAASNVIYKVDSIKFCAFLSNESSSDFMLQYAVKGEYTNFRGAWLNDTHFLVAKRFFTDRTHFKLEAHEVKLTSKNKKRNLKKLFKKCKNKGKGVLVTHSFPSRNDFIRVIDPRKWGDLRQYHPNLDEVEMELLGSDNSQPGGGQTKQQQGKPDTDSSERESEDEQLDGENSKSDGHQVDEDSSDEDDLSDEDELTESDIESAMREPMLYYKMVRSTWFKKNRWQQTRKHVPPMKDESSRPYPQVLRQIQSQGGKIVTMVRDSDCGEKFEIAFFSVNDDEEVCAAPFKVLKVDAKIIGLRVSHDQR, translated from the exons ATGACACTTCAGAAAATGGTTCAGATAGTGTACGGAGCGTTGTGTCACCTGATAGGGACTCCAGAACAGGTGGCTTCTAGGAGAGAAATAGTGGACATGATGGAGCTATTTGTGAACCTTAGAAAATATTGTAAGCACAAAACGATGGTTAGTGGAAGCATAAAAGAAGGGTTTAGATTAAAGGACTCTGATGCAGATTTTATGTTCTGGCTAGATGACCACCGAGTGATCTGGGACTTTTCTCAGTCTGAgttttataacatacacagaCAGGCACTGATTCTCTGTGACAGTTCCGAGAGTCCATCAGGATTTACTTTACTCTGGTTACCATTGGATAGAGCCGCCAGTAATGTGAT CTACAAAGTTGACAGTATCAAATTCTGTGCATTTCTATCCAATGAATCATCTTCAGATTTCATGTTACAATACGCTGTCAAAGGAGAGTACACAAACTTCAGAGGAGCCTGGCTGAATGACACGCATTTCCTTGTTGCAAAACGATTCTTTACGGATAGAACACACTTTAAGCTGGAGGCACATGAG GTTAAAttgacatccaaaaataaaaaaagaaatttaaaaaagctCTTCAAGAAGTGCAAAAATAAAGGGAAGGGTGTTCTTGTTACTCATTCCTTTCCTTCTAGAAATGACTTTATTCGAGTGATCGACCCCAGGAAGTGGGGGGATCTAAGGCAGTATCACCCTAACCTAGATGAGGTTGAAATGGAACTTTTAGGTAGTGACAACAGTCAGCCAGGGGGAGGACAAACAAAGCAACAGCAGGGGAAGCCTGACACAGACTCCTCAGAGAGAGAGTCAGAGGATGAGCAACTTGACGGAGAGAATTCCAAAAGCGATGGTCATCAAGTGGATGAAGACTCAAGTGACGAAGACGATTTAAGTGATGAGGATGAGCTAACTGAATCTGATATTGAGAGTGCCATGAGAGAACCAATGTTGTATTATAAAATGGTCCGTAGCACGTGGTTTAAGAAAAACCGGTGGCAGCAGACGAGGAAACATGTTCCACCAATGAAGGACGAGAGCTCCCGGCCCTACCCTCAGGTTCTTAGGCAGATTCAATCACAGGGAGGGAAAATTGTCACAATGGTCCGTGACTCAGACTGCGGAGAGAAGTTTGAAATTGCCTTCTTTTCTGTAAATGACGACGAAGAAGTGTGTGCAGCACCGTTCAAAGTTCTCAAAGTGGATGCTAAGATCATTGGTCTGAGAGTGAGCCACGATCAGAGGTAA